In Agrococcus jenensis, the genomic window AAGGGCATCAAGGTGTTCGCCGGCGAGGGCCGCCTCGCGTCGCCCACGACCGTGCAGGTCGGCGACGAGACGCTCACGGGCAAGAGCATCGTGCTCGCGACGGGCTCGTACCCGAAGTCGCTCCCCGGCCTCGAGATCACCGGCAACGTCATCACGAGCGAGCAGGCGCTGCAGCTCGACTGGATCCCGCAGCGCGTCGCGATCCTCGGCGGCGGCGTCATCGGCGTCGAGTTCGCGAGCGTCTGGCGCTCGTTCGGCGTCGAGGTGACGATCATCGAGGGCCTCCCCCACCTCGTGCCCAACGAGGAGGAGTCGATCTCGAAGCAGTTCGAGCGCGCCTACAAGAAGCGCGGCATCCAGTTCAAGCTCGGTGCCCGCTTCTCTGGCGTGACGCAGGACGACAGCGGCGTGCACGTGTCGCTCGAGAACGGCGAGACGATCGACGCCGACCTGCTGCTCGTGGCCGTCGGCCGCGGCCCGGTGACGGCGGACCTCGGCTACGAGGAGGTCGGCGTGCAGCTCGACCGCGGCTACGTCACGGTCGACGAGCGCCTCCAGACGTCCGTGCCGGGCGTCTACGCGGTCGGCGACATCGTCCCCGGCCTGCAGCTCGCGCACCGCGGCTACCAGCAGGGCATCTTCGCCGCCGAGCAGATCGCCGGCCTCGAGCCGCGCCCGGTCGCCGACGTCAACATCCCGAAGGTGACCTACTCGGACCCCGAGGTCGCGTCCGTGGGCTACACCGAGGCGAAGGCCAAGGAGCAGTACGGCGACGATCAGATCGAGACGTACGAGTACTCGCTCGGCGGCAACGCGAAGAGCGAGATCGTCGGCACGACCGGCTCGGTGAAGGCCGTGCGCGTGAAGGACGGCCCCGTGGTCGGCGTGCACATGATCGGCCGCCGCGTCGGCGAGCTCATCGGCGAGGCGCAGCTCATCGTGAACTGGGAGGCGTACCCCGAGGACGTCTCGCAGCTGATCCACGCCCACCCGACGCAGCACGAGGCCCTGGGCGAGACCATGCTCAAGCTCGCGGGCACGCCCCTGCACGCCATCTGATCGACAGCCACAGGAGACACGAAGCATGACTGACATCCAGCTCCCCGCACTGGGCGAGAGCGTCACCGAGGGCACGATCACCCGCTGGCTCAAGGCGGTGGGCGACGAGGTCGCCGTCGACGAGCCCATCGTCGAGGTCTCGACCGACAAGGTCGACACCGAGGTGCCGTCGCCGGTCGCCGGCACGCTCACCGAGATCCTCGCCGAGGAGGACGACACCGTCGACGTCGGCGCCGTCATCGCGCGCATCGGCGACGCGGGCGACGCTCCGGCGCAGGACGCGCCCGCCGAGGAGGCCCCGGCCGCCGAGGCCGCCACCGCCGGCACCGACAGCGAGGCCGACCAGGAGGCCGACGACGAGTCGGCCGCCGAGGCGCAGGACTCGCCGTCGCAGCAGGCCGACGCAGCGCAGGCGTCGCAGCAGCAGGCCGACCCCGTCGCGCAGGCCCAGGACACCGACCAGGCTGAGATCTCGCCGACCGAGACGCAGGAGGCGGGCACGAAGCCGTCCGGCGGCGGTGCCGAGATCACGCTCCCCGCGCTCGGCGAGAGCGTCACCGAGGGCACGATCACGCGCTGGCTCAAGGCCGTCGGCGACACCGTCGAGGTCGACGAGCCCATCGTCGAGGTCTCGACCGACAAGGTCGACACCGAGGTGCCGTCGCCGGTCGCCGGCACGATCACCGAGATCCTGGCGAACGAGGACGACACCGTGGACGTCGGCGCCGTGATCGCGCGCATCGGCGACGCCGGCAGCGAGCCGGCCCCCGCGCCGGCCGCCGACGAGCCGTCCGAGCAGGCGTCCGGTGCCCAGCCGGTCCCCGCCGAGGACGACGTGATCCCGGGCGCCGGCACCGAAGAGGTGGGCGTCGAGCAGGAGGAGATCGCCAAGGAGGCGATCGCCGAGGAGGCCCCCAAGCAGGAGGCGCCGAAGCAGGAGGCTCCGAAGCAGGAGGCGCCGAAGCAGGCGCCTGCCGCGCCCTCGCAGCCGAAGGCTCCCGCGGCCCCCGCGCCGAAGGCCGCTCCGGCAGCACCCGCGCCGTCCGCAGCTCCCTCGGCACCGACGGGCGGCTCGCCGTACGTCACGCCGATCGTGCGCAAGCTCGCGAACGAGAAGGGCGTCGACCTGGCGTCCCTCACCGGGACGGGCGTGGGCGGCCGCATCCGCAAGGAGGACGTGCTCGCCGCAGCTGAGTCCGCAGCCCAGGCTCCGGCCGCCGAGGCGGCGCCGTCGCAGGCGCCCGCCGAGGTCGAGGTCTCGCCGCTCCGCGGCACGACCGCGCCGATGTCGCGCCTCCGCAAGGTGGTCGCGAAGCGCGCGGTCGAGTCGATGCAGACGCTCGCCCAGCTCACGACGGTCGTCGAGGTCGACGTGACGAAGGTCGCGCAGCTCCGCGAGGCCAAGAAGGCGGCGTTCCAGCAGGAGACCGGCAGCAAGCTCACCTTCCTGCCGTTCTTCACGCAGGCCGCCGTGCAGGCGCTCAAGTCGCACCCGCTCATCAACTCGACGGACGACGGTGAGCAGATCACCTACCCGGCCACCGAGAACCTGGCGATGGCGGTCGACACCGAGCGCGGCCTGCTGACCCCGGTCATCCGCGACGCGAGCTCGAAGAGCATCCGCGAGCTGACGGCCGAGATCGCGGACCTCGCGCAGCGCACGCGCGACAACAAGCTGAGCCCGGACGAGCTCGCCGGCGGCACCTTCACGCTGACGAACACGGGCTCGCGCGGCGCGCTGTTCGACACCCCCGTGGTCTTCCAGCCGCAGCGCGCCATCCTCGGCGTCGGCACGGTCGTGAAGCGCCCGGTCGTCGTGTCGGTCGACGGGCAGGACTCGATCGCCATCCGCTCGATGGTGTACCTGGCCCTGTCGTACGACCACCGCATCATCGACGGTGCCGACGCGGCCCGCTACCTGGGACAGGTCAAGGCGCGCCTGGAGTCGGGCGCCTTCGAGGTCTAGCCGCTAGGGCGCCGGCCAGGCGTCACGCAGGGTCCAACCGGCCTCGGTGCTCATCACGAGCACCGAGGCCGGTGCTCGTTCCGAGACCACCCGCAGCAGCCACGCGTCGCCCAGGCGCTGCACGAGCTCGAGCCGCGCGTCGTCCGGCATGCGCCAGGGCGACGCGGCCGTGAGCTGCGGGCTGTCGGGCTCGTGGAGGCCGACGAGGCATGCGGCGTCGCCGGCGGCGAGGCAGGCCTCGCGCTCGGCGAGCAGCAGCGCCGCGCCCGCGACCGGATCGTCTGTCATCGCCTCTGGCTGCGGCTGCGGCGAGCCGGTCGGCGAAGCGGTCGGCGAGGCCGTCGGCGGGGCCTGGGCGTCGCTGCGCCCTGTCGCTCGGCTCCCCTCGTCCGCCGCGCCCGGCGCGGGCAGCAGCAGTGCGAGCGCGACCGCCGCGACGCCGCCGACCGCGACGGCCCAGAACCGCGGGCGCACGGCAGCGAGGCTCCGCGCGGCGGCACCGCTACCGGGCCGCGGCATGCGCGCCGCGACCCGCTCGAGCAGCACCGCCGCGCGCGCCCACACCGCTTCGAGCCCCTCCGCACGGATGCGTCTGCGCACCTGCGTCGTGGCGACCGCTGGGCCGACGCCCGGCTCGAGAACGAGGGGCAGCGCCGGCCAGGCCTCGAGCAGCGCGCTGGCTGCGGCCGCGAGGTCGCGGGCGTCGATCGCTCGCAGGGCGGCATCGGGCAGCGCCTCGCCGCGCGCCGCCAGCACCGCCTCGGCGAGCGAGCGCCACGCATCGGCATCCGCTGCGACCCCGGCGCTGCCCTCCCGCCAGGCGATCGACGGCCTCGTCGCCTCGACGCGCGCGCCCTCGCCGGTGAGGAGCGGCGCGCCGTCGGCGTCGAGCCGCACGTGCTGCGCACTGACGGCGCCCGCCGTCGCCCCGACCGCGTGCAGCGCGCCCAGGGCCGCCGCGATCGGCGCGAGCGCGGTCACCGCCTCGCCCGGGTCGGGTGCACCTCTATCGCGCAGCCAGTCGGCCAGGTCGTGCGGCAGCAGCGGCCGCACGACGACCACCCCCGCGTCCGTGGCGACGTCGAGGATCGGCACGAGGTGCGGATGATCGGCGAGGAGCAGCGCCTCGACCTCGCGGGCGAGGAGCGCCTCCTCCCCCGGCATGCTGCGGTGCAGCTCGACGCCCGAGCCCGACGCGTCGGCCGCCACCCACACCTCGCGCTCGCCGGTGCGTCGCAGCAGGCGCACGAGCGGATGGCCGGCGATCGTCGGCCCGTCCTCCCTGTCGGCTCCCCCGTCCGCTGCGGCCGCGTCGTCCGCCGAGGCCGCCTCGTCCGCCGCAGCCGTCTCGTCCACCTGGTCCACGCCCCGGACCCTGCCAGGGCAGGCCGCATCCGCGTGGGGGTCCGGTCGCTGCCTGTGGAGAGCGAGGCACCCGCGCGCCGGTATCCTGTCGTCATGGCACGCGACAGCGAGAAGGAGCCCGGCAGGCTCAAGACGATGTGGTCCATCTTCGAGATGACCCGCAGGAACGACCGGCTCGCGCTGCCGCTGCTGCTGGCGGCGTTCTTCGGCCCCATCGTGATCATCACGGTGCTCGCGATCGTCTTCCGCCAGGACACGCTCTTCCTGATCCTCTGGATCATCAGCGGCGTGCTCATCGGCCTGATGCTCATGATGATGACGCTCACGTGGCGTGCCGAGAAGATCGCGTTCGCGCAGATCGAGGGCCGCCCCGGCGCGGTCGGCGCCGTGCTGAAGAACGGCCTGCGCGGCAACTGGACGACGAGCGAGATGCCCGTGGGCGTCAACCCGCGCACGCAGGACGCCGTCTACCGCGCTGTCGGCAAGCCCGGCGTCGTGCTCATCGCCGAGGGCCCGCGCGAGCGACTGTCGCGCCTGCTCGGCGAGGAGAAGCGCAAGGTCAAGCGCATCGTGCCGAACGTGCCGATCCACGTCATCGAGATCGGCCCCGACTCCGAGCTCGAGCTGCGCAAGCTCACGCGCGCCATGCGGCGCCTCAAGCGCACGCTCAGCCGGGCAGAGGTGATGGCCGTCGCGAACCGCCTCACCTCCCTCGGCCAGGCGAGCCTGCCCATCCCGAGGGGCATCGATCCCCGCCGTGTGCGGCCCGGTCGCCCCCGCTGACGTAACACCGCCGAAACATCGGCGTCACGGGCGGGCAACGGCTCCTGCGTAGCGTCGATGCCAAGGCATCCGCCCCACCCCCAAAGTCAAGGAGCACCATGTTCAAGGATTCGTCCGAGGTCCTCGCCTACATCAAGGCAGAGGAGGTGCGCTTCCTCGACATCCGCTTCACGGACCTGCCGGGTGTGCAGCAGCACTTCAACATCCCCGCGTCCACGGTCGACGAGGAGTTCTTCACCGTCGGCCAGCTGTTCGACGGCTCGTCGATCCGCGGCTTCGCGAACATCCACGAGTCCGACATGCAGCTCATCCCGGATGTGACGACGGCCTACGTCGACCCCTTCCGCGAGCACAAGACGCTCGTCATGATCTTCGACATCTACAACCCGCGCACCGGTGAGATCTACCACCGCGACCCGCGGCAGGTCGCGCACAAGGCCGAGCAGTACCTGGCCTCGACCGGGATCGCCGACACCGCGTTCTTCGCCCCCGAGGCGGAGTTCTACGTCTTCGACGACGTGCGCTACTCGGTCACGCAGAACCAGTCGTTCCACTCGGTCGACTCCGAGGAGGGCGCCTGGAACTCGGGTCGCGTCGAGGAGGGCGGCAACCTGGGCAACAAGACGCCCTACAAGGGCGGCTACTTCCCCGTCTCGCCGGTCGACAAGCAGGCCGACCTCCGCGACGACATCGTCCTGAAGCTCGAGGGCATCGGCCTGCAGGTCGAGCGCAGCCACCACGAGGTGGGCACCGGCGGCCAGGCCGAGATCAACTACCGCTTCAACACGATGGTCAAGGCGGCCGACGAGATCCTCGCCTTCAAGTACATCGTGAAGAACACGGCCGAGCAGTGGGGCAAGACGGCCACGTTCATGCCGAAGCCGCTCTTCGGCGACAACGGCTCGGGCATGCACACGCACCAGTCGCTGTGGCTCGACGGCAAGCCGCTCTTCTTCGACGAGAACGGCTACGGCAACCTCTCCGACCTCGCTCGCTGGTACATCGGCGGCCTGCTCGCGCACGCCCCCGCGGTGCTCGCGTTCACGAACCCGTCGATCAACTCGTACCGCCGCCTCGTGAAGGGCTTCGAGGCGCCGGTCAACCTGGTCTACTCGGCCGGCAACCGCTCGGCGGCCGTCCGCATCCCGATCACGGGCTCGAACCCCAAGGCGAAGCGCATCGAGTTCCGCGCTCCCGACGGCGCCTCGAACCCGTACCTCGCCTTCGCTGCGCAGATGATGGCCGGCCTCGACGGCATCAAGAACCGCATCGAGCCGCACGAGCCCGTCGACAAGGACCTCTACGAGCTGCCTCCTGAGGAGGCCAAGGACATCCCCCAGGTGCCCGGCACGCTCGAGGAGGCGCTCGTCGCGCTGGAGCAGGACCACGAGTTCCTGCTCGAGGGCAACGTGTTCACGAAGGACCTCATCGACACCTGGGTCGCGATGAAGCGCGAGTCCGAGATCCTGCCGATGGCGCTCCGTCCGCACCCGTTCGAGTTCGAGCTCTACTACGGGGTCTGACGCTTCTAGACTGCTGGGCCGGGTTCCTTGGGGGGACCCGGCCCAGCTTCATGTCGCGGTCCGCCCGGAGTCCGCAAGGATCTCCGCGTGCGCATCCAGCACACCCGCGGCGCGATGAGCCGCGACGCGTAGCAGCGCCGCAGATCGTGGATGCGGAACCGCGCGCGCAACCCGTTGACCGTCTCGGGCGTGCACGGCGTCACCCTGCACGACGGTCCACTTGTGTGCCGCTGGCCCCGTCGCGAGCGCTCACGCCGGACGACACTCAGAGACATGACGAGTCAGCCGGCACACATCGCGACGGCGTCCGGCACCCTCTGGGGGCTGTCCGGTGTCGTTGCGTTCTCGTTCACCGTCATCTTCACGCGTATCGCGGTGGACGAGCTCGATCCGCTCTTCGTCGGTGCTGCTCGCGCAGTCGTCGCGGCGGCGATCGCTGGCGCCGTGCTCGTCGCCACCCGTCAGCGCCTCCCGAGCGGAGCGCAGTGGGCACGGTTGGCGATCGTCGCCGGTGGCGTGGTCGTCGGGTTCCCGCTGCTCACCTCCTACGCGCTCACCACCGCGCCCGCGAGCCATGGCGCGATCGTCATCGCGCTGCTGCCTGCCGCGACCGCCATCGCGGCGGTCCTGCGCCTTCGCGAACGGCCGGGAGTCGTGTTCTGGATCGCCGCCGCCGTCGGCGCGGTCGCGGCTGCCGTCTTCGCCTCGCTCGGCAACGGGGGCTTCGGGACCATCCGACCGTCGGACGTGCTCCTGCTCGCAGCGGTGGCAGCCGCGGCGATCGGCTATGCCGAGGGCGGCGTGCTCTCGCGCGAGCTCGGTGCTTGGCAGACCATCTCCTGGGCGCTCGTCGTCGTGTCGCCGTTGACGATCTGCCTCACCGCCGCTTCCGCGACGATCGATCCTCCCCACGCGGGCGCATCCAGCTGGCTCGCGCTCGCGTACCTCGCGATCGTGAGCATGTTCCTGGGCTTCATCGCCTGGTACCGCGGGCTCGCGATCGGGCCCATGACGCAGGTGAGCCAGCTCCAGCTCGTGCAGCCCGTCCTGACGCTCGCTTGGGCCGCGGTCATCCTCGGCGAGCCACTGAGCCTGCCGACAGTCCTGGGCGGGGTGACCGTGATCGCCTGCGCCGCCGTGGCAGTGCGCGCACGCCAGCGCCCGCTGCGCGCGCAGGTCGCGGGCGCTGGCCGGGATGGCAGGCCTCTGCGGCACACGCGGTCGGGACGGCCGGTCGCCGCCCGCGAGTGATCGCCGGCTCGCGTGCTCGTCGAGCGCGAGCACGCCGTCGTGCGCATGCTCGAGCGAGCCCCGCTCTCCGATGAGGCGTCGCACGCCGAGATCGGGGTCCGGCGCGATCGTGCCGCTGACGTCGTTCGCTCTTGAGGTGCTGTTCACCTGTGCGCGCCGCGTTCTGGAACGGCGTTGTGGCACGATGTGGCGGTGACGACGAACATCGACCGCGAAGAGGTCATCGTGCAGGTCAGCGGGAAGCTGGAGGCTTCGCACCCGGATTGGGACGCGGCGGAGATCGAGCGGGTGGCGCGCGAGGAGCTGGCGGCGATCGCGGACAGCCCCGTGCAGGACTTCCTGCTCGTGCTGACCGAGCGGGCGACGAGGAAGCGGCTGAAGACGCGCGTCGACGAGCGCCGAGCCTAGCCGCGGCGGCGCCTGAGGAGTCGCGCCTCGAGGATCGCTTCGATCTCAGCGAAGCGTGCGGCGTGAGGTCTGGCCCCGGGGTCTGTTCGGGGCGACGCAGGAAGACGTCCGAGCTCTGCAAGCAGCTCGCGGAGCCGCTCGTGGAGTCGATCCCCTGGGATGGTGCCGGGCCGCCCGTTGACGCTCATGCTGCGAACGTAGCGCGAGAAGAGCGTCTCGGAGCGGACAGCCACCGAACGGTGCGTGAACATCCGTGGTCGAGACCGCAGGGGGACTCGTCCCGGCCTCGCTTGTCACTGGAGCTGGACGCATGTGCGCTCGATCGGTCTGAGCGCCTCGCCGGTCGCGAGGGGGCCTCGGCGCCCCACTCAGCCCGGTCGAACTCGCGGCCCCGGTCGAACTCGCGGCCCCGGTCGCCCGAGAGGGCTCAGACCGCGACGGCGTTGCCGCAGATGCCGCAGACCTCGTACTCGCGGCGGCCCCAGCGGGCGAGCGGGATGAAGAAGAGCGTTAACTGCTTCGATTCGCGCGTGCGGCCCCAGACCGTGGTGTTGTGGCAGCGCATGCACGTGCGGGTCTCGCCGGGGCCGAGGTCCTGCTGCTTGGCGCCGAAGCCGAAGATGAAGAACATCGGGCCAGCGTAGGTGGGCTGGCTGGGAGGTAGGTCGCCTCGATGCGCGCCGTCGGTGCTGCTCCACGGTTGTCAGGCAGGGCGTCTCGATACGCGCCTTCGGTGCTACTCGACGGGCAGGTGGGAACTACTCGACGAGCAGGGGGTCAGTCCTCGTAGAAGCGGCGCTCGAAGACGCGGCGGGCGCGCCGGGTCGCGGCGAGGTAGTGCTCCTCCAGGTCGCGAGCCGAGCCCGACGGCATCCCGACGAGCCGCGCGACCGCCTCGAGCTCGCCGCGGTCGACCGGCAGGAGGTCGATCGTGCGCGCACGAGCGAGCGCGAGCCCGTTGCGGATGCGGGTGGCGAGCTGCCACGCCTCCCGCAGCACCTCGACATCGCGGTCCGAGAGCAGCTCCTCGCGGGCGGCGGCGGCGAGCGCCTCGAGCGTCGACGGCGTCCTGAGGCTCGGCAGGCGTCCCGCGTGGCGCAGCTGCAGCAGCTGCACGAGCCACTCGACGTCGCTGAGCGCGCCGTCGCCGAGCTTCAGGTGGCGCCTGCGATCCGCGTTCTGCGGCAGCCGCTCGGCCTCGACGCGCGCCTTGATGCGACGCACCTCGCGCACCGACGACGCGGGGAAGTCGCGCGGGTACCGGCGCTCGTCGATGACCGCCATGAGCTCGGCCGCGAGCCCCTCGTCGCCCGCGAACGGCCGCGCGCGCAGCAGCGCCTGCGCCTCCCACGGCTCCGACCAGCGCTCGTAGTAGGCGCGGTAGCTCTCGACGGTCCGCACGAGCGGTCCCTGCCTGCCCTCGGGCCGCAGCCCAGCATCCAGCTCGAACGGCAGCGTCGGGTCGGCGAGCGTCTCCTGCACGCGGCGGATGACGGCGGTCGCCGCCGCGATCGCGTCGCCCTCGCCGCGCGCCACGTGCAGCACGTCGATGTCGCTCCCGAAGCCGATCTCGCGACCGCCCGTGCGGCCCATCGTGATCGTCGCGAGCTCGAGCCCCTCAGGCCGGTGGAGCCGGATCGCCGCGTCGACGAGCGCCGCCGCCATGCCGCTCAGCGCGGCGCCGACGGCACTCTCGTCGATGCGCTGCAGCGCGCTCGCCATCGCGATGCGCAGGTGCTCGCGGCGGCGCAGCGAGCGCAGCGCCTGCCGCACAGCATCCGGGTCCTGGTGCCGCGCGAGCACGGCCGCCGTCTCGTCGCGCAGCGCGGCCTCGCTGCGGGGGCGCAGCTGCTCGTCGCTGTCGAGCCACGAGGCGGCCTCGGGGATGCGCTCCATGAGCGAGGCGATGAGGCGCGACGACGAGAGCAGGTGGCTGAGGCGCTGCGCCGCGACGGGTGAGTCGCGCAGCATCCGCAGGAACCAGGGGCTCTCCCCCAGCGCCTCGCTCAGCCGCCGGAAGGCGAGCAGCCCCATGTCGGGATCGGCGCCCTCGGCGAACCAGCCGAGCAGGACGGGCAGGAGGAGGCGCTGGATCTGCGCGCGACGGCTGACGCCCGCGGTGAGCTCGCCGATGTGCGCGAGCGCGCCCTTGCCGTCGACGTAACCGGAGGCCTGCAGGCGCCGCATGGCGTGCTCGGGGCTCAGCCGCACGTCCTCGTGGCCGAGCGACGCCATCGCGCCGAGCAGCGGCCGGTAGAAGAGCCGCTCGTGCAGCGAGCGCACCGCGCGGCGCGTGGCCTGCCACTGCCGCTCGAGCACGTCGGCGTCGGCGAGCCGCGCGGCCCGCGCGAGCCGGCGCAGGTCGTCCTCGCCGAGCGGCATGAGGTGCGTGCGGCGCATGCGCCAGAACTGGATGCGGTGCTCGAGCACGCGCAGGAACCGGTAGTGGGCGCCGAACTCGAGCCGGTCCGCGCGGCCGATCGTGCCTCGCGCGGCGAGGGCGTCGAGCGCCTCGAGCGTGCCGCGCTGGCGGAGCGACGCGTCGTCGGCGCCGTGCACGAGCTGCAGCAGCTGCACCGTGAACTCCACGTCGCGCAGGCCGCCGGGCCCGAGCTTCAGCTGCCGTCCCACCTCGTCGGCCGGGATGTGCTCGGTGACGCGCTCGCGCATCCGCTGCACCGACTCCACGAAGCCCTCGCGGCTCGACGACTCCCACACCTTCGACCGCACCGACGCCTCGTAAGCCGCGCCGAGCGCCTCGTCGCCGGCGAGGAACCGCGCCTTGAGCAGCGCCTGGAACTCCCACGACTTCGCCCACCGGTCGTAGTAGGCGACGTGGGATGCGAGCGTGCGCGTGAGCGCGCCGTCCTTGCCCTCCGGCCGCAGGTTGCTGTCGACCTCCCACAGCGGCGGCGCAGCCTGGAACTGCGAGCACGCGGCGGCCGTCTCGCGCGCGAGCAGCGTCGCGACCTGCGTGGCGCGCGGATCCTCGAGGTCGTCGGCCTCGTGCACCCAGATGACGTCGACGTCGCTGATGTAGTTGAGCTCGCGCGCGCCCGCCTTGCCCATGCCGATGATCGCGAGCCGCACCCTGTCGGCGTCCGCGCCGAAGCGCTCCCGCGCCGCCGAGCGCGCGATCGCGAGGCCGGCCTCGAGGGCGGCCGCGGCGAGGTCGGCGAGCGCCGCGGAGACCACGTGCACGAAGTCGGCGGGGTCGTCGAGGCGGAGGTCCCAGGCGACGAGCTCGGTGAGGTGGCGCCGGTAGCGGCCGCGCATCGCCGAGACGGCGCGGTCGCGCGGCATCGTCGTGGCGCCGTCCTCGGCCGCGACGGCCTCGAGCATGCTCGCGCGGTAGGTCGCGGCATCGGCGGGCGCCGCGGGCCGCGCGGCGACGTCGAGGTCCTCGGCATGCCGCTCGAGGTGCTCCCCGATCCCGAGCGAGCCGCCGAGCACGCGCACGAGCGACGCGCGCGCCTCGGCGTCGTCGAGCACGTCGCCCAGGTCGATGCCGGCGCGCTCGAGCCGCACGAGCATCTGCAGCGCCGTGTCGGGATCGGCGGAGCGCGCGCACTCGTCGACGAGCCCGTGCAGCGCCTCCGGCAGCTCCGCCAGGCACGCCTCCGCGTTGCTCGGCTCCCGGAAGCCGAGCTGGGCGAGCCGCACCCGGGGAGACGGGACGCGCATGGGCTACAGCGTGAGCAGGTTCGACTCGAGCTCGACGCGCGTCACCTGCGCGCGGTAGCGCTGCCAGTCCTCGCGCTTGTTGCGGACGAAGTACGAGAACACCTGCTCGCCGAGCGTCTCGGCGACGAGCTCCGACTCCTCCATCGCGCCGATGGCGCGGTCGAGGCTCGCGGGCAGCGGCTTGAAGCCGAGCGCCTTGCGCTCCTTGTCGGAGAGCTGCCAGATGTCGTCGACCGCCTCGTCGGGCAGCTCGTAGCCCTCCTCGATGCCCTTGAGGCCCGCGGCGAGCAGCACCGAGAACGCGAGGTAGGGGTTCGCCGCCGAGTCGAGGCCCCGGTACTCGATGCGGGCCGACTGCGCCTTGTTGGGCTTCGAGAGCGGCACGCGCACGAGCGCGGAGCGGTTGTTGTGGCCCCAGCTGACGAAGCTGGGCGCCTCGTCGCCGGACCACATGCGCTTGTAGGAGTTGACGTACTGGTTCGTCACGGCCGTGAACTCGGGCGCGTGGTGCAGCAGCCCCGCCATGAACTGGCGGCCGATCTTCGACAGCCGGTACTGCCCGGATGCGTCGTAGAACGCGTTGCGCTCGCCCTCGAAGAGCGAGAGGTGCGTGTGCATGCCGCTGCCGGGGTGGCCCTCGAACGGCTTCGGCATGAAGGTGGCGTAGACGCCCTCGGACTGGGCGACCTCCTTCACCACCGTGCGGAAGGTCATGATGTTGTCGGCCGTCGAGAGCGCATCCGCGTACCGCAGGTCGATCTCGTTCTGGCCCGGTCCCGCCTCGTGGTGGCTGAACTCGACCGAGATGCCGATGTCCTCGAGCATGCGCACGCTCGCGCGGCGGAAGTCGTGCGCGGTGCCGCCGGGCACGTTGTCGAAGTAGCCCGCGTGGTCGACCGGCTCGGGGTTGGCGACGTCGGCCGACTTGAGCAGGTAGAACTCGCACTCGGGATGCGTGTAGAAGCTGAAGCCGCGGTCGGCCGCCTTCGCGAGCGTGCGCTTGAGCACGTGCCGCGGGTCGGCGGCGGCGGGCTGGCCGTCCGGGGTGGAGATGTCGCAGAACATGCGGGCGGTCGGGTCGACCTCGCCGCGCCACGG contains:
- the lpdA gene encoding dihydrolipoyl dehydrogenase, whose translation is MSDQSFDIVVLGGGSAGYAVALRAVQLGKTVAIVEKDKLGGTCLHKGCVPTKAMLHSAEVADVVRESGEAGVQAELQGIDIERVTAFREGIVAKKFKGLQGLISAKGIKVFAGEGRLASPTTVQVGDETLTGKSIVLATGSYPKSLPGLEITGNVITSEQALQLDWIPQRVAILGGGVIGVEFASVWRSFGVEVTIIEGLPHLVPNEEESISKQFERAYKKRGIQFKLGARFSGVTQDDSGVHVSLENGETIDADLLLVAVGRGPVTADLGYEEVGVQLDRGYVTVDERLQTSVPGVYAVGDIVPGLQLAHRGYQQGIFAAEQIAGLEPRPVADVNIPKVTYSDPEVASVGYTEAKAKEQYGDDQIETYEYSLGGNAKSEIVGTTGSVKAVRVKDGPVVGVHMIGRRVGELIGEAQLIVNWEAYPEDVSQLIHAHPTQHEALGETMLKLAGTPLHAI
- the sucB gene encoding 2-oxoglutarate dehydrogenase, E2 component, dihydrolipoamide succinyltransferase, with the translated sequence MTDIQLPALGESVTEGTITRWLKAVGDEVAVDEPIVEVSTDKVDTEVPSPVAGTLTEILAEEDDTVDVGAVIARIGDAGDAPAQDAPAEEAPAAEAATAGTDSEADQEADDESAAEAQDSPSQQADAAQASQQQADPVAQAQDTDQAEISPTETQEAGTKPSGGGAEITLPALGESVTEGTITRWLKAVGDTVEVDEPIVEVSTDKVDTEVPSPVAGTITEILANEDDTVDVGAVIARIGDAGSEPAPAPAADEPSEQASGAQPVPAEDDVIPGAGTEEVGVEQEEIAKEAIAEEAPKQEAPKQEAPKQEAPKQAPAAPSQPKAPAAPAPKAAPAAPAPSAAPSAPTGGSPYVTPIVRKLANEKGVDLASLTGTGVGGRIRKEDVLAAAESAAQAPAAEAAPSQAPAEVEVSPLRGTTAPMSRLRKVVAKRAVESMQTLAQLTTVVEVDVTKVAQLREAKKAAFQQETGSKLTFLPFFTQAAVQALKSHPLINSTDDGEQITYPATENLAMAVDTERGLLTPVIRDASSKSIRELTAEIADLAQRTRDNKLSPDELAGGTFTLTNTGSRGALFDTPVVFQPQRAILGVGTVVKRPVVVSVDGQDSIAIRSMVYLALSYDHRIIDGADAARYLGQVKARLESGAFEV
- a CDS encoding DUF4191 domain-containing protein, with translation MARDSEKEPGRLKTMWSIFEMTRRNDRLALPLLLAAFFGPIVIITVLAIVFRQDTLFLILWIISGVLIGLMLMMMTLTWRAEKIAFAQIEGRPGAVGAVLKNGLRGNWTTSEMPVGVNPRTQDAVYRAVGKPGVVLIAEGPRERLSRLLGEEKRKVKRIVPNVPIHVIEIGPDSELELRKLTRAMRRLKRTLSRAEVMAVANRLTSLGQASLPIPRGIDPRRVRPGRPR
- the glnA gene encoding type I glutamate--ammonia ligase, which encodes MFKDSSEVLAYIKAEEVRFLDIRFTDLPGVQQHFNIPASTVDEEFFTVGQLFDGSSIRGFANIHESDMQLIPDVTTAYVDPFREHKTLVMIFDIYNPRTGEIYHRDPRQVAHKAEQYLASTGIADTAFFAPEAEFYVFDDVRYSVTQNQSFHSVDSEEGAWNSGRVEEGGNLGNKTPYKGGYFPVSPVDKQADLRDDIVLKLEGIGLQVERSHHEVGTGGQAEINYRFNTMVKAADEILAFKYIVKNTAEQWGKTATFMPKPLFGDNGSGMHTHQSLWLDGKPLFFDENGYGNLSDLARWYIGGLLAHAPAVLAFTNPSINSYRRLVKGFEAPVNLVYSAGNRSAAVRIPITGSNPKAKRIEFRAPDGASNPYLAFAAQMMAGLDGIKNRIEPHEPVDKDLYELPPEEAKDIPQVPGTLEEALVALEQDHEFLLEGNVFTKDLIDTWVAMKRESEILPMALRPHPFEFELYYGV
- a CDS encoding DMT family transporter, producing MTSQPAHIATASGTLWGLSGVVAFSFTVIFTRIAVDELDPLFVGAARAVVAAAIAGAVLVATRQRLPSGAQWARLAIVAGGVVVGFPLLTSYALTTAPASHGAIVIALLPAATAIAAVLRLRERPGVVFWIAAAVGAVAAAVFASLGNGGFGTIRPSDVLLLAAVAAAAIGYAEGGVLSRELGAWQTISWALVVVSPLTICLTAASATIDPPHAGASSWLALAYLAIVSMFLGFIAWYRGLAIGPMTQVSQLQLVQPVLTLAWAAVILGEPLSLPTVLGGVTVIACAAVAVRARQRPLRAQVAGAGRDGRPLRHTRSGRPVAARE
- a CDS encoding three-helix bundle dimerization domain-containing protein; the protein is MTTNIDREEVIVQVSGKLEASHPDWDAAEIERVAREELAAIADSPVQDFLLVLTERATRKRLKTRVDERRA
- a CDS encoding zinc-ribbon domain-containing protein encodes the protein MFFIFGFGAKQQDLGPGETRTCMRCHNTTVWGRTRESKQLTLFFIPLARWGRREYEVCGICGNAVAV